A genomic stretch from Rhineura floridana isolate rRhiFlo1 chromosome 18, rRhiFlo1.hap2, whole genome shotgun sequence includes:
- the LOC133372385 gene encoding arylacetamide deacetylase-like 3 isoform X1: MLPFLAQRAALGEALLNLLLYLSIFIPFLALAWTLYYHVTRTHIPPGISQGAKLHVMTLFGNLMFGLDLDSNVTAVESYEVSRTQPCPDFLDEFQLVQLEDVDKVLGQALFLEKVGICHKYVIWRLVMNGIPPREDAKLIIKDLLFDGIPVRIYWPKASPARNGRGMLYLHGGAGLFGSIRTYERVCRYIARESDTVVVSVEFRLAPEHRHPVPLLDCCTAAIHFLKNAKEYGVDPNHIAIGGDSSGGTLAAVVCQELVTRVDLPRMRAQIMVYPFLQAVDFNLPSHQQNHSVPMLFRKRAIKLGFAYLTGKTINVEGIIESAHVPRDMWVKYRKWISADNLPEEFKARGYVSKVPVSFSQKLYELVKPAFDPRFVPLLAEDAIICHLPKTFILTCEHDVLRDDGLLYKKRLEDNGVPVTWHHVQDGFHGVAFFIDHALLEFPGTRDCMEHVAQFLKGL, from the exons ATGCTGCCCTTCTTAGCTCAGAGGGCGGCACTCGGCGAAGCTCTGTTGAACCTGCTCCTGTATCTGAGCATTTTCATCCCATTCTTGGCACTGGCTTGGACACTTTATTACCATGTCACCAGGACCCACATACCTCCAGGAATCAGCCAGGGTGCAAAACTACATGTTATGACTCTTTTTGGGAATCTTATGTTTGGGCTG gacttggactccaatgttacagcagttgaatcatatgaggtctccagaacacagccttgtcctgattttttggatgagtttcagttggtgcagctcgaggacgttgacaaggtgcttggacag GCACTGTTTCTGGAGAAAGTTGGCATCTGCCATAAGTATGTCATCTGGAGGCTTGTGATGAATGGAATACCACCTAGGGAGGACGCAAAGTTGATCATCAAGGATCTGCTTTTTGATGGGATTCCAGTAAGAATATATTGGCCTAAGGCATCACCTGCTAGAAACGGGAGAGGAATGCTCTATCTCCATGGAGGAGCTGGCTTATTTGGAAGCATCC GAACATATGAAAGGGTGTGCCGTTACATTGCCCGAGAGAGTGACACCGTAGTTGTGAGTGTTGA ATTCCGTTTAGCTCCTGAGCATCGGCACCCAGTCCCATTACTCGACTGCTGCACTGCTGCAATACACTTTTTGAAGAATGCAAAGGAATATGGAGTGGACCCCAACCACATTGCCATTGGTGGGGACAGTAGCGGAGGAACATTGGCTGCTGTTGTTTGTCAAGAGCTGGTGACCAGAGTGGACCTTCCAAGAATGCGAGCACAGATCATGGTCTACCCCTTCCTGCAAGCAGTGGACTTCAATTTGCCTTCCCATCAGCAAAACCATTCAGTTCCCATGTTGTTCAGGAAACGGGCTATCAAACTTGGTTTCGCATATCTCACTGGGAAGACTATCAATGTGGAAGGGATTATAGAGAGTGCCCATGTTCCTAGGGATATGTGGGTGAAGTACAGAAAATGGATTAGTGCCGATAACCTTCCAGAAGAATTTAAGGCCAGGGGCTATGTCTCAAAAGTGCCTGTTTCATTTTCACAAAAGCTTTATGAACTTGTCAAACCAGCTTTTGACCCAAGATTCGTCCCGCTTTTGGCAGAAGATGCGATTATCTGCCACCTCCCCAAGACATTCATTTTGACCTGTGAGCATGATGTTCTCCGGGACGATGGTCTGTTGTACAAGAAGCGGCTAGAGGACAATGGTGTGCCAGTGACATGGCATCATGTTCAGGATGGGTTCCATGGAGTAGCATTCTTCATTGATCATGCGCTACTTGAATTTCCAGGCACACGGGACTGTATGGAGCATGTAGCACAGTTCTTAAAAGGGCTGTAG
- the LOC133372385 gene encoding arylacetamide deacetylase-like 3 isoform X2, with the protein MLPFLAQRAALGEALLNLLLYLSIFIPFLALAWTLYYHVTRTHIPPGISQGAKLHVMTLFGNLMFGLALFLEKVGICHKYVIWRLVMNGIPPREDAKLIIKDLLFDGIPVRIYWPKASPARNGRGMLYLHGGAGLFGSIRTYERVCRYIARESDTVVVSVEFRLAPEHRHPVPLLDCCTAAIHFLKNAKEYGVDPNHIAIGGDSSGGTLAAVVCQELVTRVDLPRMRAQIMVYPFLQAVDFNLPSHQQNHSVPMLFRKRAIKLGFAYLTGKTINVEGIIESAHVPRDMWVKYRKWISADNLPEEFKARGYVSKVPVSFSQKLYELVKPAFDPRFVPLLAEDAIICHLPKTFILTCEHDVLRDDGLLYKKRLEDNGVPVTWHHVQDGFHGVAFFIDHALLEFPGTRDCMEHVAQFLKGL; encoded by the exons ATGCTGCCCTTCTTAGCTCAGAGGGCGGCACTCGGCGAAGCTCTGTTGAACCTGCTCCTGTATCTGAGCATTTTCATCCCATTCTTGGCACTGGCTTGGACACTTTATTACCATGTCACCAGGACCCACATACCTCCAGGAATCAGCCAGGGTGCAAAACTACATGTTATGACTCTTTTTGGGAATCTTATGTTTGGGCTG GCACTGTTTCTGGAGAAAGTTGGCATCTGCCATAAGTATGTCATCTGGAGGCTTGTGATGAATGGAATACCACCTAGGGAGGACGCAAAGTTGATCATCAAGGATCTGCTTTTTGATGGGATTCCAGTAAGAATATATTGGCCTAAGGCATCACCTGCTAGAAACGGGAGAGGAATGCTCTATCTCCATGGAGGAGCTGGCTTATTTGGAAGCATCC GAACATATGAAAGGGTGTGCCGTTACATTGCCCGAGAGAGTGACACCGTAGTTGTGAGTGTTGA ATTCCGTTTAGCTCCTGAGCATCGGCACCCAGTCCCATTACTCGACTGCTGCACTGCTGCAATACACTTTTTGAAGAATGCAAAGGAATATGGAGTGGACCCCAACCACATTGCCATTGGTGGGGACAGTAGCGGAGGAACATTGGCTGCTGTTGTTTGTCAAGAGCTGGTGACCAGAGTGGACCTTCCAAGAATGCGAGCACAGATCATGGTCTACCCCTTCCTGCAAGCAGTGGACTTCAATTTGCCTTCCCATCAGCAAAACCATTCAGTTCCCATGTTGTTCAGGAAACGGGCTATCAAACTTGGTTTCGCATATCTCACTGGGAAGACTATCAATGTGGAAGGGATTATAGAGAGTGCCCATGTTCCTAGGGATATGTGGGTGAAGTACAGAAAATGGATTAGTGCCGATAACCTTCCAGAAGAATTTAAGGCCAGGGGCTATGTCTCAAAAGTGCCTGTTTCATTTTCACAAAAGCTTTATGAACTTGTCAAACCAGCTTTTGACCCAAGATTCGTCCCGCTTTTGGCAGAAGATGCGATTATCTGCCACCTCCCCAAGACATTCATTTTGACCTGTGAGCATGATGTTCTCCGGGACGATGGTCTGTTGTACAAGAAGCGGCTAGAGGACAATGGTGTGCCAGTGACATGGCATCATGTTCAGGATGGGTTCCATGGAGTAGCATTCTTCATTGATCATGCGCTACTTGAATTTCCAGGCACACGGGACTGTATGGAGCATGTAGCACAGTTCTTAAAAGGGCTGTAG